One part of the Humulus lupulus chromosome 9, drHumLupu1.1, whole genome shotgun sequence genome encodes these proteins:
- the LOC133801109 gene encoding chlorophyll a-b binding protein CP29.2, chloroplastic, producing MAATTSAAATSSFIGTRLPDVYSNSGRVQARFGFGRKKSPPKKSIRPSNDRPLWFPGAKAPEYLDGTLVGDYGFDPFGLGKPAEYLQFDLDSLDQNLAKNEAGGIIGTRTEVADVKSTPFQPYSEVFGLQRFRECELIHGRWAMLATLGALTVEWLTGVTWQDAGKVELVDGSSYLGQPLPFSITSLIWIEVLVVGYIEFQRNAELDPEKRIYPGGKFFDPLGLAEDPEKKATLQLAEIKHARLAMVAFLGFAVQAAATGKGPLNNWATHLSDPLHTTIIDTFTS from the exons ATGGCCGCCACGACATCAGCCGCAGCTACATCCTCATTCATCGGAACACGATTGCCCGATGTGTACTCAAACTCGGGTCGGGTCCAGGCCCGTTTCGGGTTCGGGCGCAAGAAGAGCCCGCCGAAGAAGTCGATAAGGCCCAGCAACGATCGCCCGCTTTGGTTCCCCGGAGCCAAGGCACCAGAATATCTCGACGGAACCCTAGTGGGTGACTATGGTTTCGACCCATTTGGGCTTGGAAAGCCGGCGGAGTACCTCCAGTTCGATCTGGACTCGCTGGACCAGAACCTGGCGAAGAACGAGGCTGGGGGGATCATCGGAACAAGGACTGAGGTGGCGGACGTGAAATCGACGCCGTTTCAGCCGTACAGTGAGGTGTTTGGACTTCAGAGGTTTAGGGAGTGTGAGCTCATTCATGGACGTTGGGCCATGCTTGCCACTCTCGGTGCTCTCACCGTTGAGTGGCTCACCGGAGTCACCTGGCAAGATGCCGGAAAG GTGGAGCTAGTAGATGGATCATCATACTTGGGGCAACCACTTCCATTCTCGATCACAAGTCTGATATGGATCGAGGTGTTAGTAGTTGGGTACATTGAGTTCCAGAGGAACGCAGAATTGGACCCAGAAAAGAGGATTTACCCAGGAGGAAAGTTCTTCGACCCATTGGGCCTAGCTGAAGACCCAGAAAAGAAGGCCACTCTTCAACTCGCCGAGATCAAGCACGCTCGCCTCGCCATGGTTGCCTTTTTGGGCTTTGCTGTCCAGGCCGCTGCCACCGGAAAGGGCCCACTCAACAACTGGGCTACCCATTTGAGTGACCCACTTCACACCACCATTATTGACACATTCACCTCTTGA